A single window of Methylocella tundrae DNA harbors:
- the chpT gene encoding histidine phosphotransferase ChpT, which yields MTDFALDALDLAALLCSRVCHDVISPVGAIVNGLEVLEDEKDAEMRDIAFDLIKKSAETASARLQFCRLAFGAAGSAGASIDTGEAEKVARGLFADQKTQIEWRAARVLMPKNQVKLILNLCLIAAAAIPRGGVITVTTGDAGASGDALRLRVTARGPNAKLASHTPSLLAGAPEHNAVDAHAIQPFYTSLVAKAADMTLEVVTEPDFVAIEAFPASDRLAAEVAA from the coding sequence ATGACGGATTTCGCACTCGACGCGCTCGATCTCGCAGCGCTTCTCTGCTCGAGAGTTTGCCATGACGTGATCAGCCCTGTCGGCGCGATCGTCAACGGACTCGAGGTTCTCGAGGACGAGAAAGACGCCGAGATGCGCGACATCGCTTTCGACCTCATCAAAAAAAGCGCCGAGACGGCTTCTGCGCGGCTGCAATTCTGCCGGCTCGCTTTCGGCGCCGCGGGATCGGCGGGAGCCTCGATCGACACCGGAGAGGCCGAAAAAGTCGCCCGCGGCCTATTCGCTGATCAGAAAACACAGATCGAATGGCGCGCGGCGCGTGTTCTGATGCCGAAAAACCAGGTCAAGCTCATTCTCAATCTTTGCCTCATCGCCGCTGCTGCGATCCCGCGCGGCGGCGTCATTACGGTGACGACCGGCGACGCCGGCGCATCGGGAGACGCATTGCGTCTGCGCGTCACCGCACGAGGACCGAACGCGAAGCTCGCGAGCCATACGCCCTCGCTCCTCGCGGGAGCGCCCGAGCATAACGCCGTCGACGCCCACGCCATCCAGCCATTTTACACCAGCCTCGTCGCCAAGGCGGCCGATATGACTCTCGAAGTGGTCACTGAGCCCGATTTCGTCGCCATCGAAGCCTTCCCCGCGAGCGACCGCCTGGCGGCCGAGGTAGCCGCCTAG
- a CDS encoding YdeI/OmpD-associated family protein, whose product MPPPKTKTDLPVLTFASSAEWEAWLGAQPFTSKGVWLKLAKAASGVSSVSKPEAIDGALCHGWIDGQLDKFDADHWLIRFTPRRPKGKWSQNNRERAVALIELGRMRPAGTREIEQARLDGRWEAAYAPQSKATVPEDLQSALDRNRDAKRLFDHLDSHNRYVILYRVHEAKKPETRAQRIERYVAMLARGETIYPTKT is encoded by the coding sequence ATGCCGCCGCCGAAGACCAAGACCGATCTGCCTGTCCTCACCTTCGCCTCAAGCGCCGAATGGGAAGCCTGGCTCGGAGCCCAGCCGTTCACGTCGAAGGGCGTGTGGCTGAAGCTGGCCAAGGCGGCATCGGGCGTTTCGAGCGTCTCGAAGCCGGAAGCGATTGATGGCGCGCTCTGCCACGGCTGGATTGACGGGCAGCTCGACAAATTCGATGCCGACCACTGGCTTATCCGCTTCACGCCCCGCCGTCCCAAGGGAAAGTGGTCCCAAAACAATCGCGAGCGGGCGGTCGCGCTGATCGAACTCGGCCGGATGCGGCCAGCCGGGACGCGGGAGATCGAGCAAGCCAGGCTCGACGGCCGTTGGGAGGCCGCCTATGCGCCACAGAGCAAAGCGACGGTCCCCGAAGATCTGCAATCCGCGCTCGATCGCAATCGAGATGCGAAACGTCTCTTCGACCACCTCGACAGCCACAACCGCTACGTGATCCTGTATCGCGTTCATGAGGCGAAGAAACCCGAGACGCGCGCGCAGCGGATCGAAAGATATGTGGCCATGCTGGCCCGTGGTGAAACAATCTATCCAACCAAGACGTGA
- a CDS encoding lysylphosphatidylglycerol synthase domain-containing protein, with protein MKRILDFVWPAIGLLAVGVSLFVLYQEFRGQHIGPELWRQLRAIPPSRYLLAIASTLVAYGALAWYDRIALRHLGVTHISWAFVALCSFTTYALAHNIGASVFSGGMVRYRAYHSKGLNAAQVAVLVALCSLTFGLGTILVGGLILVFEPDQLARFGGLLPDVLTNPATAFAIGAALLILVAAYLIGSIFRLKPLIIRGFRLEYPKPDIAVRQLLAAPLELLGAAGIIYFALPAAGNPGFFAVLAVFVASFSAALASNAPGGLGVFELLFLKAMPATPQVEVLTALLVWRLFYLILPLLFSLVVVVLFERNKLKEALHHEAGHAPTEVGGAKQPGRRQADVS; from the coding sequence ATGAAACGGATTCTCGATTTCGTCTGGCCCGCCATCGGCCTGCTGGCTGTCGGCGTCTCGCTGTTTGTGCTCTACCAGGAGTTTCGCGGCCAGCACATCGGGCCGGAACTCTGGCGCCAGCTGCGCGCCATTCCACCTTCACGCTACCTTCTCGCCATCGCCTCGACGCTGGTCGCTTACGGGGCGCTCGCCTGGTACGACCGGATCGCGCTCCGTCACCTTGGCGTCACGCATATTTCATGGGCGTTTGTCGCGCTCTGCTCCTTCACCACCTACGCCCTTGCGCATAATATCGGCGCCTCCGTCTTTTCCGGCGGGATGGTGCGCTATCGCGCCTATCACTCGAAGGGCCTCAACGCCGCGCAGGTCGCGGTGCTCGTCGCCCTCTGTTCGCTCACCTTCGGCCTTGGCACGATCCTCGTCGGCGGCCTCATTCTGGTGTTCGAGCCGGATCAGCTTGCGCGCTTCGGCGGCCTGCTCCCGGACGTTCTCACCAATCCGGCGACGGCTTTCGCCATCGGCGCGGCTTTGCTGATTCTGGTGGCGGCCTATCTTATCGGTTCGATTTTCCGCCTGAAGCCGCTGATCATTCGCGGCTTCCGGCTGGAATATCCAAAACCCGACATCGCCGTCCGGCAGCTTCTCGCCGCCCCGCTCGAACTGCTCGGGGCAGCGGGGATCATCTATTTCGCCCTTCCGGCAGCCGGCAATCCGGGCTTTTTCGCCGTGCTGGCGGTATTTGTGGCGTCGTTCTCGGCCGCGCTCGCCTCCAATGCGCCGGGGGGCCTTGGCGTCTTCGAGCTTTTGTTCCTGAAAGCCATGCCCGCGACGCCGCAGGTCGAGGTGCTGACCGCGCTGCTCGTATGGCGGCTGTTCTATCTGATCCTCCCGCTGCTTTTCTCGCTCGTCGTCGTCGTTCTGTTCGAACGCAACAAGCTGAAAGAGGCGCTTCATCACGAGGCCGGCCACGCCCCTACGGAGGTCGGCGGCGCGAAGCAGCCCGGCCGGCGGCAAGCGGATGTTTCCTGA
- a CDS encoding flagellar export protein FliJ, with product MKLQETLVRLKRFQVDERRRRVAQIESMVAEFSKIARELEQEVAIEEQRAGIFDASHFAYPTYARAARARRDNLNRSAEELMGQLEDARNRLEEAIAELGKAQGCDAREKTAHPVGDLSLAPQENPPVRLRAAQA from the coding sequence ATGAAGCTGCAGGAAACACTCGTTCGCCTCAAGCGGTTTCAGGTCGACGAAAGGCGCCGCCGGGTTGCGCAAATCGAGTCGATGGTCGCCGAATTCTCGAAAATTGCGCGCGAACTCGAGCAGGAAGTCGCCATCGAAGAACAACGCGCCGGCATTTTCGACGCCTCCCATTTCGCCTATCCGACCTACGCGCGCGCCGCCCGCGCCCGCCGCGACAATCTCAATCGCTCTGCCGAAGAATTGATGGGTCAGCTCGAAGACGCCCGCAACCGGCTCGAGGAGGCGATCGCCGAACTCGGCAAGGCGCAAGGGTGCGACGCCCGGGAAAAAACCGCTCATCCCGTCGGCGATCTGTCCCTCGCGCCTCAGGAAAATCCGCCCGTGCGCCTGCGCGCCGCCCAGGCCTGA
- the ctrA gene encoding response regulator transcription factor CtrA: protein MRVLLIEDDSATAQSIELMLKSENFNVYTTDLGEEGVDLGKLYDYDIILLDLNLPDMSGYEVLRTLRVAKVKTPILILSGFAAIEDKVKGLGFGADDYLTKPFHKDELVARIHAIVRRSKGHAQSVIATGDLIVNLDQKTVEVTGSRVHLTGKEYQMLELLSLRKGTTLTKEMFLNHLYGGMDEPELKIIDVFICKLRKKLANASHGRNYIETVWGRGYVLREPLDDEERITA from the coding sequence ATGCGCGTTTTATTGATTGAAGACGACAGCGCGACAGCGCAAAGCATTGAGCTGATGCTGAAATCCGAGAATTTCAACGTCTATACGACGGATCTCGGCGAAGAGGGCGTCGACCTTGGCAAGCTTTATGATTACGACATCATTCTGCTCGACCTGAACCTGCCCGACATGTCGGGCTATGAGGTGCTCCGCACGCTGCGAGTCGCCAAGGTCAAGACGCCGATCCTCATTCTTTCAGGGTTCGCGGCGATCGAAGACAAGGTGAAGGGGCTTGGATTTGGCGCGGATGATTATCTCACCAAACCTTTCCATAAGGATGAACTCGTCGCCCGAATCCACGCCATCGTGCGGCGCTCCAAGGGCCATGCGCAATCCGTCATCGCGACCGGCGACCTCATCGTCAATCTCGACCAGAAAACAGTCGAGGTCACCGGCTCGAGGGTTCATCTCACCGGCAAGGAATATCAGATGCTGGAGCTGCTTTCGCTCCGCAAAGGGACGACCTTGACCAAGGAAATGTTCCTCAATCATCTCTATGGCGGCATGGATGAGCCGGAACTGAAGATCATCGACGTCTTCATCTGCAAGCTGCGCAAAAAACTCGCCAATGCGAGCCATGGCCGCAATTATATCGAAACCGTCTGGGGCCGCGGCTATGTGCTGCGCGAACCGCTGGACGATGAGGAGCGGATTACGGCGTGA